A stretch of DNA from Catenulispora acidiphila DSM 44928:
ATCGTCGGTGAGGCGGCCCGCCGACGCTTGTCCGCCGAGAAGGACGGCTCTACCGCACGCTGGCCTGATTTCGACCGGGCTTCGTCCAAGTGTGGTGAACTGACCGCCAAGTTCGCTGTGGGGGCGAAGGCCGAGCGTGCGGCGGCACGCGATATCGAAGTGGTCGAACCGTCGCAACACACGCGACGACCGCTCCTCGCGCGGTGGCCCGGCCATAGCAATAACTGAGCGCAGGTATAGAACCCGATCGCGATCGACGCGCGTGTGCCGCCGCCTGTCGCGGCACACGCGCCTGGGGAACTACGCGCTGGCTCCGGTGGGGCCTGGGTCTGCCGAGGCAATCGCAGCGGCCATCTCGTCGGCGCTCCGCCGACCGCGGACCTCGTAGTAGGCAGCGGTGGCGGTGCGCGGGAACTTCGGGTCGTTGGCGCGCACGATCGGTTCTCTCCAGCCGTTGAAGCTCGTGGGGACAGTGACGCTCTTGGGGTTGACCCGCAGGACCTCGTACCATCGGCCGCCGTAGAGGACGAAGTCGCCCTTGGCGAAGTCGGCTTTCGACCAGACCTTGACGCCGTCCGCCTCGGCGGCCTTGACGTGCTCCCGCCAGTAGTCCAACTGCTCGCGCGTCTCGTCCAGGCGGCGCTTCAGCTCCGCGTCCCACTCGGAGGTGTCGGCGTTGCCGCCTTCGTGGTCGACGGGTTCGAGCAGGCGGAGGAGCTGCCGCTCCTCGGCCTCCAGCTTTTCGATGCGCCGAAGCGTGCGGGGAACGTTCTCGCGATGGCCGCGGTAGGCGGCGGCTGCGGCGGCGAGGTTGGCGTGATGGGCGTGCTTGTCGGCCTCAACGAAGGATCTGTCGATCTGGGCAGCGGCGCGGGCGCGGTAGTTCCGGTCCCGGTTGGCGGAGTAGTGGTCGGTGAGGAC
This window harbors:
- a CDS encoding DUF3560 domain-containing protein, which encodes MTTARTDIESGPNPPPSPRGTITITHTRADGTTAVGGAKGDGSGDILKDYPQRFRWSPYLRCWVIRNSRDKQADHRKIEAAATALRAAGFEVSVTIDEDTRRTFAEAEADRYERAEARAERRQDYADAAADRSAALYSAGREKLSRIPFGQPVLTDHYSANRDRNYRARAAAQIDRSFVEADKHAHHANLAAAAAAYRGHRENVPRTLRRIEKLEAEERQLLRLLEPVDHEGGNADTSEWDAELKRRLDETREQLDYWREHVKAAEADGVKVWSKADFAKGDFVLYGGRWYEVLRVNPKSVTVPTSFNGWREPIVRANDPKFPRTATAAYYEVRGRRSADEMAAAIASADPGPTGASA